A portion of the Microbacterium hominis genome contains these proteins:
- a CDS encoding dihydrodipicolinate synthase family protein — translation MTLDLRGLNPAPVTPFTEDGDVDFDAIQRLGSWLGSIDGVKSLVVLGHAGEGTFLTDDEQAEVIRAFVASTDGRVPVIAGITKEGNKTAALEAKAAVAAGAAAGLVYPSHGWLRFGYQDGAPQTRYRDIYDESGLPLILFQYPDNTKASYNLDTQLEIAGQEGVFATKNGVRNMRRWYTEIPALRAAYPELQILSCHDEYLLPTMFDVDGLLVGYGNIAPEALVELIAAGKARDYEAAHAIHERLLPVTKNVYHRGSHMEGTVALKWGLVHRGILDHATVRTPLLPLTDGADAEIAAAFASAGLGKVAVSV, via the coding sequence ATGACTCTCGACCTTCGCGGCCTGAACCCCGCCCCCGTCACCCCCTTCACCGAAGACGGCGATGTCGACTTCGACGCCATCCAGCGCCTGGGCTCCTGGCTCGGCTCGATCGACGGCGTGAAGAGCCTGGTCGTCCTGGGTCACGCCGGCGAGGGAACGTTCCTCACCGACGACGAGCAGGCCGAGGTCATCCGCGCCTTCGTCGCCTCGACCGACGGACGCGTTCCCGTCATCGCCGGCATCACGAAGGAGGGCAACAAGACCGCCGCCCTCGAGGCGAAGGCCGCCGTCGCCGCCGGTGCCGCAGCCGGGCTGGTCTACCCGTCGCACGGCTGGCTGCGCTTCGGCTACCAGGACGGCGCTCCGCAGACCCGCTACCGCGACATCTACGACGAGTCCGGGCTGCCGCTCATCCTGTTCCAGTACCCCGACAACACGAAGGCGTCCTACAACCTGGACACCCAGCTCGAGATCGCCGGCCAGGAGGGCGTGTTCGCCACCAAGAACGGCGTCCGCAACATGCGGCGCTGGTACACCGAGATCCCGGCGCTGCGTGCCGCATACCCGGAGCTGCAGATCCTGTCGTGCCACGACGAGTACCTGCTGCCCACCATGTTCGACGTCGACGGACTGCTCGTCGGGTACGGCAACATCGCCCCCGAGGCGCTCGTCGAGCTCATCGCCGCGGGCAAGGCGCGCGACTACGAGGCGGCGCACGCCATCCACGAGCGACTGCTGCCGGTGACCAAGAACGTGTACCACCGCGGTTCGCACATGGAGGGCACCGTCGCACTGAAGTGGGGCCTGGTGCACCGCGGCATCCTCGACCACGCGACCGTGCGAACCCCGCTGCTGCCGCTCACCGACGGCGCCGACGCGGAGATCGCCGCCGCGTTCGCCTCAGCCGGACTCGGCAAGGTCGCCGTCTCCGTCTGA